From the Carassius auratus strain Wakin unplaced genomic scaffold, ASM336829v1 scaf_tig00217186, whole genome shotgun sequence genome, one window contains:
- the LOC113100123 gene encoding uncharacterized protein LOC113100123, translated as MDQDDDVPAAQAGASRDMDNAEAVGHDDLGNPVAELQSQILELGRRHDQVMSTLANMSNVATRSYVYIPRERQLMPFSGDHVKDGQSVDEFIDEVERVIRVRGLNVDDQVDFILSHLRGSALDEVKLCMGGETKQPSDLFSYLRGAFREKRTTPQLLHAFYARRQLEGEDFRDFSHALSQLLNSALQQSHYAVSDSQLALRDQFIEGIRDATLRRELRKLVREKPQSTLFDVREEAMMWVVEDRPHGANVARSRNIVSTCSGEMSEHLNSASAAQSDMASALQEVVKVITQQGKAIGELTNAVRELAVQKGGPSGSQSGKPKFKPKYIVDGQPICLRCEDMGHVARQCPVPRSSKDQSTATASSALQGNGVPPLL; from the coding sequence ATGGACCAGGACGATGATGTGCCAGCGGCTCAGGCTGGAGCCAGCCGTGATATGGACAATGCTGAGGCGGTGGGTCATGATGATCTAGGTAATCCAGTGGCAGAATTGCAGTCACAAATTTTGGAGCTAGGTCGAAGACACGACCAAGTCATGTCAACCCTTGCTAATATGAGTAATGTTGCCACTAGATCTTATGTTTACATTCCAAGGGAACGTCAACTTATGCCATTCAGTGGTGATCATGTTAAAGATGGTCAGTCTGTAGATGAGTTCATTGATGAGGTTGAACGTGTAATTCGGGTAAGGGGTTTGAACGTTGATGACCAAGTTGATTTCATACTTTCACATTTAAGAGGTTCAGCCTTAGATGAAGTTAAGCTGTGTATGGGTGGGGAGACCAAGCAACCCAGTGATCTGTTTTCATATTTGCGGGGGGCATTTAGAGAGAAACGTACTACACCACAGTTGTTACATGCTTTTTATGCACGCAGACAGCTAGAGGGAGAAGACTTCCGTGACTTTTCCCATGCTCTCTCTCAGCTTCTTAATTCTGCTCTCCAACAGTCCCATTACGCTGTGTCTGATTCCCAGCTGGCTTTAAGAGATCAGTTCATCGAAGGCATAAGAGATGCGACTCTGCGTAGAGAGCTGCGCAAGCTGGTCAGAGAAAAGCCTCAGTCCACCCTGTTTGATGTCCGTGAAGAGGCCATGATGTGGGTTGTGGAGGACAGACCCCATGGTGCTAATGTGGCCAGGAGTCGAAATATCGTGAGTACATGTTCTGGGGAGATGTCAGAACATTTAAATTCCGCcagtgctgcacaaagtgacaTGGCTTCAGCTTTGCAAGAGGTAGTAAAAGTTATCACGCAGCAGGGTAAAGCTATTGGAGAACTCACTAATGCAGTTCGTGAACTTGCTGTACAGAAGGGTGGTCCCAGTGGTAGCCAGAGTGGAAAGCCAAAGTTCAAGCCCAAGTATATAGTTGACGGCCAACCCATCTGTTTAAGATGTGAAGACATGGGACATGTAGCTAGGCAGTGTCCTGTACCACGTAGTTCCAAAGACCAGTCCACTGCCACCGCAAGTTCTGCGTTACAGGGAAACGGGGTCCCTCCGTTGCTGTGA